A portion of the Planctomycetota bacterium genome contains these proteins:
- the recG gene encoding ATP-dependent DNA helicase RecG has translation MIEHEVADDQGRAGRPRGERVQERVHRAQRTRPARRARTRCTLRAMPPAGPVSLATPVEDLPGVTPRRADLLRALGITNLGWLVAHLPTRFERVEPQAPISSIVPGRVVTAVGEVAATRPVRARRPRFEAVLTDGTGRLDVVWFNQVFLADKILPGMRLRVEGKASSRHGGVQMANPRWSIAPDEPPQPADGPHPEASASGEPAGSYLRPVYPASESLSSAEIRRIIARVLPLALPRIDDHLPPDFRSPRSFPELRDAYRMQHEPRDEDEAALSRRRLAYDELFFLQLGVHLKRAHLREALRAPALPISPALDAHIRARFPFPLTPAQDRVVREVAADLATTTPANRLIQGDVGSGKTFVAAYAMLQCVAAGHQASLMAPTEILAEQHAASLSRLLAGSRVRLALLTGSTPPTERASLLAALASGALDILVGTHALLTEGVVFKSLGVAVIDEQHRFGVHQRARLRATATDDRSTPHILVMTATPIPRTLGVTLFGDLDVSTIDQLPPGRSPVETRVFRGSLRDRVYAEVAARLAKGEQAYIVVPAIEGDDDPAGEAPARDTPLRDVRTVLAELEAGPLAGFRLAALHGRLARDTRDAVMERFRLGSIQALVATTVIEVGVDVPNATVIVIEQADRFGLAQLHQLRGRVGRGSIPSSCLLVADPATPEAELRLRAVASTTDGFALAETDFELRGPGELFGARQSGLPPFKVADLMRDRELLALARRDAAEWVRRSPRLDRPDEALLRRRLLKAYGPSLGLGDVG, from the coding sequence TTGATCGAGCATGAAGTCGCCGACGACCAGGGCCGTGCGGGGCGTCCACGCGGAGAGCGCGTCCAGGAGCGGGTCCATCGCGCCCAGCGTACGCGCCCCGCCCGCCGGGCGCGCACGCGGTGTACGCTCCGCGCGATGCCCCCCGCCGGCCCCGTCTCGCTCGCCACGCCGGTCGAAGACCTGCCCGGCGTCACGCCCCGGCGCGCCGACCTGCTGCGGGCCCTCGGCATCACCAACCTCGGCTGGCTCGTCGCCCACCTGCCGACGCGCTTCGAACGCGTCGAGCCCCAGGCGCCCATCTCGTCCATCGTCCCGGGACGCGTCGTCACCGCCGTGGGCGAGGTCGCCGCGACCCGCCCCGTCCGCGCCCGCCGCCCGCGCTTCGAGGCCGTCCTCACCGACGGCACCGGGCGCCTCGACGTCGTCTGGTTCAACCAGGTCTTCCTCGCCGACAAGATCCTCCCGGGCATGCGCCTGCGCGTCGAGGGAAAGGCCTCCAGCCGGCACGGGGGCGTGCAGATGGCCAACCCGCGCTGGTCCATCGCGCCCGACGAGCCCCCCCAGCCCGCCGACGGCCCGCACCCCGAAGCCTCCGCATCCGGCGAACCCGCCGGGTCCTACCTCCGCCCGGTCTACCCGGCCTCCGAATCGCTCTCGAGCGCCGAGATCCGGCGCATCATCGCCCGCGTCCTGCCGCTCGCCCTCCCGCGCATCGACGACCACCTCCCTCCGGACTTCCGCTCGCCCCGCTCGTTCCCGGAACTGCGCGACGCGTACCGCATGCAGCACGAGCCCCGCGACGAGGACGAGGCCGCACTCTCCCGCCGTCGCCTCGCGTACGACGAGCTCTTCTTCCTGCAGCTCGGCGTGCACCTGAAGCGCGCGCACCTGCGCGAAGCGCTCCGCGCGCCCGCGCTGCCGATCTCGCCCGCCCTCGACGCCCACATCCGCGCACGCTTCCCCTTCCCGCTCACGCCCGCGCAGGACCGCGTCGTGCGCGAGGTCGCCGCCGACCTCGCCACCACCACCCCCGCCAACCGCCTCATCCAGGGCGACGTCGGCAGCGGCAAGACGTTCGTCGCCGCCTACGCGATGCTCCAGTGCGTCGCCGCCGGGCACCAGGCCAGCCTCATGGCGCCCACCGAGATCCTCGCCGAGCAGCACGCCGCCTCGCTCTCGCGCCTCCTCGCCGGCTCGCGCGTGCGCCTCGCGCTGCTCACCGGCTCGACGCCCCCGACGGAACGCGCGTCGCTGCTCGCGGCGCTCGCCTCGGGCGCGCTCGACATCCTCGTGGGCACGCACGCGCTGCTCACCGAGGGCGTCGTGTTCAAGTCGCTCGGCGTCGCCGTCATCGACGAGCAGCACCGCTTCGGCGTGCACCAGCGCGCACGCCTGCGCGCCACCGCCACCGACGACCGTTCGACGCCGCACATCCTCGTCATGACCGCCACGCCCATCCCGCGCACGCTCGGCGTGACGCTCTTCGGCGACCTCGACGTCTCGACGATCGACCAACTCCCGCCGGGACGCTCGCCGGTCGAGACGCGCGTCTTCCGCGGCTCGCTGCGCGACCGCGTCTACGCCGAGGTCGCCGCCCGCCTCGCCAAGGGCGAGCAGGCGTACATCGTCGTCCCCGCCATCGAGGGCGACGACGACCCCGCGGGCGAAGCCCCCGCCCGCGACACCCCGCTGCGCGATGTCCGCACCGTCCTGGCCGAACTCGAGGCGGGCCCGCTCGCCGGGTTTCGCCTCGCCGCCCTGCACGGGCGCCTCGCCCGCGACACCCGCGACGCCGTCATGGAGCGCTTCCGCCTGGGCTCCATCCAGGCCCTCGTCGCCACCACCGTCATCGAGGTCGGCGTCGATGTCCCCAACGCCACCGTCATCGTCATCGAGCAGGCCGACCGCTTCGGCCTCGCCCAGCTCCACCAGCTCCGCGGGCGCGTCGGGCGAGGCTCCATCCCCTCCTCCTGCCTTCTCGTCGCCGACCCCGCCACCCCCGAGGCCGAACTGCGCCTCCGCGCCGTCGCCTCCACCACCGACGGCTTCGCCCTCGCCGAAACCGACTTCGAACTCCGCGGCCCGGGCGAACTCTTCGGCGCCCGCCAGTCCGGCCTGCCCCCCTTCAAGGTCGCCGACCTCATGCGCGACCGCGAACTGCTCGCGCTCGCACGGCGCGACGCCGCCGAGTGGGTCCGCCGCTCGCCCCGCCTCGATCGACCAGACGAGGCACTCCTGCGACGCCGCCTGCTCAAGGCCTACGGCCCGTCGCTCGGGCTGGGCGACGTCGGATGA